Proteins from a single region of Balaenoptera acutorostrata chromosome 16, mBalAcu1.1, whole genome shotgun sequence:
- the LOC103001987 gene encoding chromobox protein homolog 8: MELSAVGERVFAAEALLKRRIRKGRMEYLVKWKGWSQKYSTWEPEENILDARLLAAFEEREREMELYGPKKRGPKPKTFLLKAQAKAKAKTYEFRSDSARGIRIPYPGRSPQELASTSRAREGLRNMGLSPPGSSSTCRVEPPRDRDRERDRERERERERERGASRADDKPSSPGDSSKKRGPKPRKELLDPSQRPLGEPSDGLGDYLKGRKLDDTASGAGKFPAGHSVIQLARRQDSDLAQCGVASPSPAEATGKLAVDTFPARVIKHRAAFLEAKGQGTLDPGGPRGRHGSGTPSSVGGLYRDMGAQGGRPSLIARIPVARILGDPEEESWSPSLTNLEKVVVTDVTSNFLTVTIKESNTDQGFFKEKR; the protein is encoded by the coding sequence ATGGAGCTTTCAGCGGTGGGGGAGCGGGTGTTCGCGGCCGAAGCCCTCCTGAAGCGGCGCATACGGAAAGGACGCATGGAATACCTCGTGAAATGGAAGGGCTGGTCGCAGAAGTACAGCACCTGGGAACCTGAAGAAAACATCCTGGATGCTCGCCTGCTCGCAGCCTTTGAGGAAAGGGAACGAGAGATGGAGCTCTATGGCCCCAAAAAGCGAGGACCCAAACCCAAAACCTTCCTGCTCAAGGCCCAGGCCAAGGCAAAGGCCAAAACTTACGAGTTCCGAAGTGACTCTGCCCGAGGCATTCGGATCCCCTATCCTGGCCGCTCACCCCAAGAACTGGCCTCTACTTCCCGGGCCCGTGAGGGCCTTCGGAACATGGGTCTTTCCCCACCGGGGAGCAGCAGCACCTGCCGAGTGGAGCCCCCTCGGGACCGTGATCGGGAACGGGAtcgagagagggagagggaacgAGAGCGTGAACGGGGTGCTAGCCGCGCAGACGACAAACCCAGCTCTCCAGGTGACAGCTCCAAGAAGCGAGGACCCAAGCCCCGGAAAGAGCTCCTGGACCCCTCACAAAGGCCCTTGGGAGAACCCAGTGATGGCCTTGGAGATTACCTCAAGGGCAGGAAGCTGGACGACACTGCTTCCGGGGCAGGAAAGTTCCCAGCTGGCCACAGTGTGATCCAGCTGGCTCGAAGGCAGGACTCGGACCTGGCCCAGTGCGGTGTGGCCAGCCCCAGCCCGGCTGAGGCCACGGGCAAGCTGGCTGTGGACACCTTTCCAGCCAGGGTCATAAAGCACAGGGCCGCCTTCCTGGAGGCCAAAGGCCAGGGCACCCTGGACCCTGGTGGCCCCCGGGGCCGGCATGGCTCAGGCACCCCCAGCTCTGTGGGGGGCTTGTATCGGGACATGGGGGCCCAAGGGGGAAGGCCCTCCCTCATCGCCAGGATCCCAGTGGCCAGAATCCTGGGGGACCCAGAGGAAGAATCCTGGAGCCCCTCTCTGACCAACTTGGAGAAGGTGGTGGTCACCGACGTGACCTCAAACTTTTTGACTGTCACAATTAAGGAAAGTAACACGGACCAAggcttttttaaagagaaaagatga
- the NKX1-2 gene encoding NK1 transcription factor-related protein 2 produces MLAWQDGGAKAAPSHHKTSFSVLDILDPQKFTRAALPAVRPAPREAKKSLAEAETRKDSSRHPARQRETPDAAGRGAGLASPLEGSEAEEEDVEDVGRRRRRERTARLQEARTRSPEARAAASAAAESSAGGLAGSPGSPGSPRPRRRRSEPSCSKPRRARTAFTYEQLVALENKFRATRYLSVCERLNLALSLSLTETQVKIWFQNRRTKWKKQNPGAEGAAQAGGGAPQPGTSAGAGGGGAGASPGQLGPAAHPFQTFPSYSAANVLFPAAASFPLTAAAARGSFAPFLGPSYLTPFYAPHL; encoded by the exons ATGCTAGCATGGCAGGACGGCGGGGCCAAGGCGGCTCCCTCCCACCACAAGACCTCCTTCTCGGTTCTGGACATCCTGGACCCTCAGAAATTCACCCGCGCTGCGCTCCCAGCCGTGCGCCCTGCTCCCCGGGAAGCCAAGAAAAGTTTGGCAGAGGCCGAAACAAGGAAGGACTCCAGCCGGCACCCGGCCCGGCAGCGAGAGACGCCTG ATGCTGCGGGCCGAGGCGCCGGCTTGGCGTCCCCCCTGGAGGGCTcggaggcggaggaggaggacGTGGAGGACgtagggcggcggcggcggcgggagcggACTGCGCGCCTGCAGGAGGCCCGGACGCGCTCCCCCGAGGCCCGGGCCGCGGCATCGGCGGCGGCGGAGAGCAGCGCGGGCGGCCTCGCAGGCTCCCCGGGCTCGCCTGGCTCCCCGCGGCCCCGGCGCCGGCGCTCAGAGCCCAGCTGCTCCAAGCCGCGGCGCGCGCGCACCGCCTTCACCTACGAGCAGCTGGTGGCCTTGGAGAACAAGTTCCGGGCCACGCGCTACCTGTCTGTGTGCGAGCGCCTGAACCTCGCGCTATCGCTTAGCCTCACTGAGACGCAGGTCAAAATTTGGTTCCAGAACCGCAGGACCAAGTGGAAGAAGCAGAACCCCGGCGCCGAAGGCGCGGCGCAGGCGGGAGGTGGCGCGCCCCAGCCTGGGACTTCGGcgggggcgggcggcggcggcgcgggggcCAGCCCGGGTCAGCTGGGCCCGGCCGCGCATCCTTTCCAGACTTTCCCCTCCTACTCGGCAGCCAACGTCCTCTTCCCGGCCGCCGCCTCCTTCCCGCTGACAGCCGCCGCCGCCAGGGGCTCCTTTGCGCCCTTCCTCGGGCCCTCCTACCTGACCCCTTTCTACGCCCCACATTTATGA